From Dermochelys coriacea isolate rDerCor1 chromosome 9, rDerCor1.pri.v4, whole genome shotgun sequence, one genomic window encodes:
- the CCNB3 gene encoding G2/mitotic-specific cyclin-B3 yields MPVPRNSKTTGSKQLRPGKAGAVENARPEKEESCQAKRSPSSPQGAPKKRSAFGDLTNAHKNQAGLRKKDATKAGPRKVQKGTAALGVLKNNEINLKKATRKTPPAEASAEPKLVPKNDPVLEEPAPMQAPVIEDIDKEQLGDAYASAEYAKEIFHYMKEREEKFLLPNYMEKQYDISRDMRAILVDWMVEVQENFELNHETLYLAVKLVDHYLVEVVSMRDKLQLIGSTAILIASKFEERCPPCVDDFLYICDDAYKREELIAMEMSILRTLKFDINIPIPYRFLRRFAKCAHASMETLTLARFICEMTLPEYDYVQESASKLAASCLLLALKMKSLGGWSPTLEYYSGYSSHELHLLVKRLNFLLTYQHDDKLKAVRTKYSHRVFFEVAKSAPMDMLKLEVALKS; encoded by the exons ATGCCAGTGCCACGCAACTCCAAAACCACGGGCAGTAAACAGCTCCGGCCTGGCAAAGCAGGAGCAGTGGAAAATGCCAGACCTGAGAAG GAGGAGAGCTGTCAAGCAAAGAGGTCCCCGTCCTCACCCCAGGGGGCACCCAAGAAGAGGTCTGCCTTCGGAGACCTCACTAAC GCTCACAAGAACCAGGCTGGCCTGAGGAAGAAGGATGCCACGAAGGCAGGTCCCAGGAAGGTGCAGAAAGGCACAGCTGCTCTGGGGGTCTTGAAGAACAATGAGATCAACTTGAAAAA GGCAACAAGGAAAACGCCCCCGGCTGAGGCGTCTGCTGAGCCCAAACTGGTTCCCAAGAATGACCCAGTGCTGGAGGAGCCAGCACCCATGCAG gCGCCTGTCATTGAGGACATTGACAAGGAGCAGCTGGGAGACGCTTATGCCAGCGCCGAGTACGCCAAGGAGATCTTCCATTACATGAAGGAGAGAGAG GAGAAGTTCTTGCTCCCAAACTACATGGAGAAGCAGTACGACATCAGCAGGGACATGAGAGCCATTCTGGTGGACTGGATGGTGGAGGTCCAG GAGAACTTTGAGCTGAACCATGAGACGCTGTACCTGGCGGTGAAGCTGGTGGATCACTACCTGGTGGAGGTGGTGAGCATGAGGGACAAGCTGCAGCTCATCGGTTCCACGGCCATCCTCATCGCTTCCAAGTTTGAG GAGCGCTGCCCCCCATGTGTGGACGATTTCCTCTACATCTGTGATGACGCCTACaagagggaggagctgattgcCATGGAGATGAGTATCCTCCGCACGCTGAAGTTCGACATCAACATTCCCATCCCGTATCGCTTTCTGCGGAGGTTTGCCAAG TGCGCTCACGCCAGCATGGAGACACTGACCCTGGCCCGCTTCATCTGTGAGATGACCTTGCCGGAGTACGACTACGTCCAGGAGAGCGCCTCCAAGCTGGCCGCAAGCTGCCTACTCCTGGCGCTTAAGATGAAGAGCCTTGGCGGATGG AGCCCCACGCTGGAGTATTACAGCGGATACAGCTCTCATGAGCTCCATCTGCTGGTGAAGAGGCTGAACTTCCTGCTGACCTACCAGCATGATGACAAGTTAAAGGCAGTGCGCACGAAGTACTCCCACCG AGTCTTCTTCGAAGTGGCCAAGAGTGCTCCCATGGATATGCTGAAGTTGGAGGTGGCTCTGAAGAGCTAG